CCAAGAATTTCATATCCTCAACAATAACACTCTAATAATTTCATATCTTCAAAAACAGACTCAATATTCATCAGTCACAAGTTCCACAGAAAGACACTAACAAGATCAGCAATAGACAAGATCAAGTTCACCAATAAAGAAGAAGTGTAATTCAATGAAATGCactgtcaagtatagtgatacATGTTTGATGCAACGACCCGGAAGCACCCACAAGTCGCTAAACGGCATACTTTACCTCTcaaaggtcttatacaatccctTAGACCTCTTTCatcgcatatatatatatacataaatatatatatgtgtgtgtgtgtgtgtgtgtatatatacatatgtatatatatatgtatatatatatatatatgtatgtatatatatatacatacatatatatatatatatatatatatacacacacacagatatatatatatatatatatatatgcatatatatatatacatatagtgcagaattaaaacttttcatcacaATAGTCAAACTCTTTTATagaaatacaagaaagaaaTAAGTCTCATGCATCTTAGAAACAATATCACAGGGTCACAACCCTTACatcaattttgaaattatattttattacaaaGTCTTTCATAAGAAATAGCTAGAAACATAAACTATGTCCTCGAACATATAAGGAAATACTAATCTTGAGAGAATGCTACTTTCTAGGCTTCAACTTCTAAGAGAATCCTAACTTGCCATCTACACTTGTAGAAATAGAGAAACACACGGAATTAGcacattgaatgcactaagtatgttgaacatgcaagaaaaccatgcaaaaagggacatttacttTAAGATATTCTTTCATGTTATTCTGATAGAAACCTTCATAATAAGTGTTTAATAGATATAATATAAGTCAACAATCgcatataagacatattccaTATTGAACAAGTAACCTTTTCATCACTTTAGACCCTCTACCTAAAATTACTCTTAATCTTACTTGAGTAAGATATGAAAAGACTGCCCATACACGCTCTTCAAGCACACCTAGGTgatcctcaaagctaccctagataaAAACCTTTCACTTAAACATCCTTTACTAAGAGAACATTATTCATTAAAGTCATTTAATATACAAGTAATCAATAAgtgacttcacataatggtcttggaggaCCTAGGGAACTCACTCTAGCATCTTCAAATCCTACTCATGTCGTATGTATAAAGTGTGTCAATCTACTGCCCCCACGTTGTAGAACCTATCCATTAACTAGAGTGTACATcacatatgatgagaataaacattaaccgacatagaacatACGAGATAGCTATGGAATTTTGTGTCATGAGGATCCCACaccgtggaaggtgttctaTTTGCCGAAGGTAGAGCTAGTACACAAcccatgttggcacatggttaagtAATATCAAAGGCATTTTTttactctagtctcatactcAAGTGGAGATACTACCACAAGAATGACCTCTCTGTGCTTTGCCTTgattctcatagagtaattcattcCCAATGTGTATTAGAAGAGGTACCATCACTAAGTcctaccaactcataatacTTTTTCTTACAAGGATTGCTCCACTAGGGAttcaaaatgtcaaggagaagataatgtcataccagacgttcaaatcgaataaaaaaatacaaaataaccagaaccatttagtacaaacgtaataaaggattggaataatgaaggaatggtagatactttaggatctagaataaaatttttaaatcaatggttcatacaactatgtgaaaccCAAATATGACATTATCTtctccttgacattttgaacatatatggtcggggtatttttgtccaataattttgcaatatctggtcaataattcttccgaaataaaccctttccttaatgctcttgttgttggtttttgctCTGGCTTGAGTAGACTGAGTATCCATTGGCGTATCTCTTCCATATCTTGTTCTCTgatttctttagaatttgaatatatcataacttgctctcgtacataatagctccatactgaatttccatttaaataattgttagttagttcatttaggatagTTGCTATTCCTATAACTCTTTTGTTGGCGTAGAATTCtggtatctcaatcttttgtatttcttgttgtattccgatatcttctggaattatcatatctctggtcaaaccaatttttataacttgtataattggttttatctcatcaaataatatctctgctggtgctgaataaaactttatataaaacaatgttcctttagtaattcttttatagttcataaaggCTTTGTATAGCTCTGGTATGGTAGATATTTCATCTCCTGTTTGGGTATAAACTGTATTAAGTAATCCGtaactataacatgtttttactagatttgcattggtgcctggttgtgctattaacttattatatccttgtagcttttgtgttataaaatcagtattagggtctttggtagttggagatctaggtgttgagtttaaataattttggattttataaaggttttcaatatatgagcgggttatgtggttgtaggcttttttatcttggtttaaactttctgagtaagtatgtatttgtggtggtataaataatgagtctttttggttctttggaataaatggtttatcgaagattttgttcatatttaaatttgtatatcttattCCACCGGCTCCTTTTGTTGTAAATGTGCTtgctgtagctgcatttaaacaaacattgtcatgggttttatggagtttcccaacgtctccttctagttctggctttttaccgtccgccgaacgacgtagctccgca
The sequence above is a segment of the Solanum lycopersicum chromosome 10, SLM_r2.1 genome. Coding sequences within it:
- the LOC109121249 gene encoding uncharacterized protein: MGKELQNLKANSQQHDSKNAELRRSADGKKPELEGDVGKLHKTHDNVCLNAATASTFTTKGAGGIRYTNLNMNKIFDKPFIPKNQKDSLFIPPQIHTYSESLNQDKKAYNHITRSYIENLYKIQNYLNSTPRSPTTKDPNTDFITQKLQGYNKLIAQPGTNANLVKTCYSYGLLNTVYTQTGDEISTIPELYKAFMNYKRITKGTLFYIKFYSAPAEILFDEIKPIIQVIKIGLTRDMIIPEDIGIQQEIQKIEIPEFYANKRVIGIATILNELTNNYLNGNSVWSYYVREQVMIYSNSKEIREQDMEEIRQWILSLLKPEQKPTTRALRKGFISEELLTRYCKIIGQKYPDHICSKCQGEDNVIFGFHIVV